The Chanodichthys erythropterus isolate Z2021 chromosome 12, ASM2448905v1, whole genome shotgun sequence genome contains a region encoding:
- the atg4da gene encoding cysteine protease atg4da isoform X2, whose translation MNSVSPSAVQYMVSGGAHDDKPSAQSRHHNGHGPVPDGIRQGSGEPDEVDRLKAKFMSAWNNVKYGWTVKSKTTFNKTSPLFLLGQSYVFNTEDEVERFRQVFVSCVWLTYRKEFPQLEGSSLTTDCGWGCMLRSGQMLLAQGLLQHLLPPDWRWSDCHLLSDVDFEVLKPRSPSRPAGMSLPSFSSSWTSPIPQRDLSSGSGESHRRTPEQCSAASHDPQVEALHRKVVSLFGDHPSAPFGVHQLVELGKESGKRAGDWYGPSVVAHMLRKAVARTAEFHNLAVYVAQDCTVYKGDVMRLCELPLTERSESGGTGWKSVIILVPVRLGGESLNPSYIECVKNILKLKCCIGIIGGKPKHSLFFIGFQDEQLLYLDPHYCQPVVDVTQGNFSLESFHCNSPRKMNFSRMDPSCTIGFYAQTKKDFESLCSAALSSSKEKYPIFTFVEGRGQNYGLEGQSGGSMDGPANIFSCKRMSRNNKRGSTDEFVLL comes from the exons ATGAACTCCGTGTCTCCCAGTGCCGTTCAGTACATGGTGAGCGGTGGAGCTCATGATGACAAGCCCTCAGCGCAGTCCAGACACCACAACGGCCACGGGCCAGTGCCCGACGGCATCAGACAAGGCTCTGGAGAGCCCGATGAAGTGGATCGCCTGAAAGCCAAGTTCATGTCGGCCTGGAACAATGTCAAATATG gcTGGACTGTGAAATCTAAAACTACCTTCAACAAGACCTCCCCTCTGTTCCTCCTGGGTCAGTCCTATGTGTTCAATACTGAAG ATGAGGTGGAGCGTTTCCGGCAGGTGTTTGTGTCGTGTGTGTGGCTCACCTACAGGAAGGAGTTTCCTCAGCTGGAGGGATCCAGCCTGACCACAGACTGCGGCTGGGGCTGCATGCTGCGCAGTGGACAAATGCTGTTGGCACAGGGGTTACTGCAGCACCTCCTGCCACCAG ACTGGAGGTGGTCGGACTGTCATCTGCTGTCAGACGTTGATTTCGAGGTGCTGAAGCCCCGCTCCCCTTCCCGCCCGGCTGGCATGTCCCTGCCTTCCTTTAGTTCTTCCTGGACCAGCCCCATTCCCCAGAGGGACCTCAGCTCTGGCAGTGGTGAGAGTCATAGACGGACCCCGGAGCAATGCTCTGCAGCCAGCCATGACCCTCAGGTGGAGGCTTTACACAGGAAGGTAGTGTCTTTGTTTGGGGACCATCCCTCGGCTCCGTTCGGCGTCCACCAGCTGGTGGAGCTGGGAAAGGAGTCTGGGAAGAGGGCAGGGGACTGGTACGGCCCGTCCGTAGTGGCACATATGCTGAG AAAAGCAGTGGCTAGAACCGCTGAGTTTCACAACCTTGCTGTATACGTGGCACAGGACTGCACTG TATATAAAGGAGATGTCATGCGGCTGTGTGAGTTGCCCCTGACAGAGCGGTCCGAGTCCGGTGGCACAGGCTGGAAATCAGTCATCATTCTAGTGCCAGTACGGCTCGGAGGAGAATCACTAAACCCATCCTACATTGAGTGTGTTAAG AACATTCTCAAGTTAAAATGCTGTATAGGAATTATTGGAGGAAAACCCAAGCATTCTCTGTTTTTTATTGGCTTTCAAG ATGAGCAGCTATTGTATCTAGACCCACACTACTGTCAGCCGGTGGTGGACGTCACCCAAGGCAACTTCTCTCTGGAG TCTTTTCACTGTAACTCACCCAGGAAGATGAACTTCAGTCGTATGGATCCCAGCTGTACCATCGGGTTCTATGCACAGACCAAGAAAGACTTTGAGTCGTTGTGCTCCGCG GCTTTATCGTCCTCTAAAGAGAAGTATCCCATCTTTACATTCGTCGAGGGCAGGGGACAGAACTATGGACTGGAGGGGCAGAGCGGGGGCTCCATGGACGGTCCTGCAAACATTTTCTCATGCAAAAGAATGAGCAGGAACAATAAGAGAGGAAGCACAGATGAGTTTGTGCTCCTGTGA
- the atg4da gene encoding cysteine protease atg4da isoform X1 yields the protein MNSVSPSAVQYMVSGGAHDDKPSAQSRHHNGHGPVPDGIRQGSGEPDEVDRLKAKFMSAWNNVKYGWTVKSKTTFNKTSPLFLLGQSYVFNTEDEVERFRQVFVSCVWLTYRKEFPQLEGSSLTTDCGWGCMLRSGQMLLAQGLLQHLLPPDWRWSDCHLLSDVDFEVLKPRSPSRPAGMSLPSFSSSWTSPIPQRDLSSGSGESHRRTPEQCSAASHDPQVEALHRKVVSLFGDHPSAPFGVHQLVELGKESGKRAGDWYGPSVVAHMLRKAVARTAEFHNLAVYVAQDCTVYKGDVMRLCELPLTERSESGGTGWKSVIILVPVRLGGESLNPSYIECVKNILKLKCCIGIIGGKPKHSLFFIGFQDEQLLYLDPHYCQPVVDVTQGNFSLESFHCNSPRKMNFSRMDPSCTIGFYAQTKKDFESLCSAVSEALSSSKEKYPIFTFVEGRGQNYGLEGQSGGSMDGPANIFSCKRMSRNNKRGSTDEFVLL from the exons ATGAACTCCGTGTCTCCCAGTGCCGTTCAGTACATGGTGAGCGGTGGAGCTCATGATGACAAGCCCTCAGCGCAGTCCAGACACCACAACGGCCACGGGCCAGTGCCCGACGGCATCAGACAAGGCTCTGGAGAGCCCGATGAAGTGGATCGCCTGAAAGCCAAGTTCATGTCGGCCTGGAACAATGTCAAATATG gcTGGACTGTGAAATCTAAAACTACCTTCAACAAGACCTCCCCTCTGTTCCTCCTGGGTCAGTCCTATGTGTTCAATACTGAAG ATGAGGTGGAGCGTTTCCGGCAGGTGTTTGTGTCGTGTGTGTGGCTCACCTACAGGAAGGAGTTTCCTCAGCTGGAGGGATCCAGCCTGACCACAGACTGCGGCTGGGGCTGCATGCTGCGCAGTGGACAAATGCTGTTGGCACAGGGGTTACTGCAGCACCTCCTGCCACCAG ACTGGAGGTGGTCGGACTGTCATCTGCTGTCAGACGTTGATTTCGAGGTGCTGAAGCCCCGCTCCCCTTCCCGCCCGGCTGGCATGTCCCTGCCTTCCTTTAGTTCTTCCTGGACCAGCCCCATTCCCCAGAGGGACCTCAGCTCTGGCAGTGGTGAGAGTCATAGACGGACCCCGGAGCAATGCTCTGCAGCCAGCCATGACCCTCAGGTGGAGGCTTTACACAGGAAGGTAGTGTCTTTGTTTGGGGACCATCCCTCGGCTCCGTTCGGCGTCCACCAGCTGGTGGAGCTGGGAAAGGAGTCTGGGAAGAGGGCAGGGGACTGGTACGGCCCGTCCGTAGTGGCACATATGCTGAG AAAAGCAGTGGCTAGAACCGCTGAGTTTCACAACCTTGCTGTATACGTGGCACAGGACTGCACTG TATATAAAGGAGATGTCATGCGGCTGTGTGAGTTGCCCCTGACAGAGCGGTCCGAGTCCGGTGGCACAGGCTGGAAATCAGTCATCATTCTAGTGCCAGTACGGCTCGGAGGAGAATCACTAAACCCATCCTACATTGAGTGTGTTAAG AACATTCTCAAGTTAAAATGCTGTATAGGAATTATTGGAGGAAAACCCAAGCATTCTCTGTTTTTTATTGGCTTTCAAG ATGAGCAGCTATTGTATCTAGACCCACACTACTGTCAGCCGGTGGTGGACGTCACCCAAGGCAACTTCTCTCTGGAG TCTTTTCACTGTAACTCACCCAGGAAGATGAACTTCAGTCGTATGGATCCCAGCTGTACCATCGGGTTCTATGCACAGACCAAGAAAGACTTTGAGTCGTTGTGCTCCGCGGTCAGTGAA GCTTTATCGTCCTCTAAAGAGAAGTATCCCATCTTTACATTCGTCGAGGGCAGGGGACAGAACTATGGACTGGAGGGGCAGAGCGGGGGCTCCATGGACGGTCCTGCAAACATTTTCTCATGCAAAAGAATGAGCAGGAACAATAAGAGAGGAAGCACAGATGAGTTTGTGCTCCTGTGA